In Xiphophorus hellerii strain 12219 chromosome 4, Xiphophorus_hellerii-4.1, whole genome shotgun sequence, a single genomic region encodes these proteins:
- the paqr5b gene encoding membrane progestin receptor gamma-B yields MLSLIKFPRVFSINQVPKVFHEDSIISGYRHPRSSATDCILSLFQMTNETLNIWTHFLPTWYFLWKLVTVVLMQQGWQDSFTWPLMVFLLSCCIYPLASSCAHTFSTMSPRARHICFFFDYGALSFYSLGTAVVYSFYAFPDKWVNSSFHQWYIPIAMANTLICTVLACYSRLGFPFLQYNRDLKRLPGSPSFSKFFRILAFAYPYLFDNIPLFYRVLLCTGDGCTDNDTNILHYKHIALAVLTGFLFATRLPERLAPGSFDYIGHSHQLFHVCGILGTHFQMLAVEQDMVTRRPWLTANSVPVSFANSLGPALLCVVVNLILICLFSLPLLSGPAWQKSKQGKNKKKLCSCY; encoded by the exons ATGCTCAGTCTCATCAAATTTCCACGAGTCTTCAGCATCAATCAGGTGCCCAAA GTTTTCCATGAGGACAGCATCATTTCTGGGTACCGGCACCCCAGGAGCTCCGCCACCGACTGCATCCTCAGCCTCTTCCAGATGACCAATGAGACGCTAAACATCTGGACTCACTTTCTACCCACCTG GTACTTTCTGTGGAAACTGGTGACGGTGGTGCTGATGCAGCAGGGATGGCAGGACTCCTTCACCTGGCCTCTGAtggtcttcctcctctcctgctGCATTTATCCGTTGGCGTCCAGCTGTGCTCACACCTTCAGCACCATGTCTCCGCGGGCGCGCCACATCTGCTTCTTCTTTGATTACGGGGCGCTCAGTTTCTACAGCCTGG GGACTGCAGTCGTTTATTCATTTTACGCGTTCCCCGACAAGTGGGTGAACAGCTCCTTTCATCAGTGGTACATCCCCATCGCCATGGCCAACACGCTCATCTGCACCGTCCTGGCCTGCTACTCCAG GCTTGGCTTTCCCTTCCTGCAATATAACCGTGACTTGAAAAG attacCTGGGAGTCCAAGTTTCAGCAAATTCTTTCGCATCCTTGCCTTCGCCTACCCCTACCTGTTTGACAACATTCCTCTCTTCTACAGG GTGCTTCTGTGCACGGGGGACGGCTGCACTGACAACGACACCAACATCCTCCACTACAAACACATCGCCTTGGCTGTCCTCACTGGCTTCCTGTTTGCCACCCGCTTACCTGAGCGCCTGGCACCCGGCAGCTTCGACTACATAG GTCACAGCCACCAACTCTTCCATGTGTGCGGCATCCTCGGCACCCACTTCCAAATGCTGGCCGTAGAGCAGGACATGGTGACGCGACGCCCCTGGCTCACCGCTAACTCCGTGCCCGTCTCGTTTGCCAACTCTCTGGGCCCAGCACTGCTTTGCGTGGTGGTGAATTTGATCCTCATCTGCCTCTTTAGTCTGCCTCTCCTTTCTGGCCCGGCGTGGCAGAAAAGCaaacagggaaaaaataaaaagaaactctgCTCCTGCTACTAA